From the genome of Mucilaginibacter paludis DSM 18603:
GATTAGCATCCAACTTATTTGGCCTCAGCATAGAATTCGGCGAAATCACTGATTTACAATGATTAAAGATTATACCGGGAACGGCTCAAAATTCATTTATTAAAGTTAATTTGCAGTTTAGTTTTAACAGATTGTATTTAAGATCATGACCTATTGCTTAGGCATTAAAGTGAAAGAAGGACTGGTTGCTCTTGCCGACACCCGAATTACTTCAGGAACAGATGTAACCACCAAAAAGAAACTGTTTACTGTTCAAAAAGACCATACATCCATGTTTATCATGACCAGCGGCCTCCGTTCTGTGCGTGATAAGGCGATTGTTTATTTTAATGAATTGCTTGAAAGCGGGGTAGACGACTACAACAAACTATACAAGGCCGTTAACGCCTTTGGCGAACAGGTAAAGCGCGTAGCAGAAGAAGACAAGCCTGCATTAGAAAAAGCCGGATTTAGGTTTAACCTCAATACCATTATCGGCGGGCAATTAAAGGATGATGAAGACCATAAACTGTTTTTGCTTTACCCCGAAGGTAACTGGGTAGAACTTGGCGAGGGCGCACCCTATGTTATTATAGGCAATGCCGCGCAGGGTAAGGCAATTTTAAACCGGATATTGGATAACGAATCGAGCCTGGAGCTTGCGCTTAAAGCCGGGTTTCTCTCTTTCGATTCAACAAGGATAAGCGCTGCCGATGTTGATTTCCCTATTGATGTGGCTTTGTACCAGAGTGGAAGTTACAATTTGGTGGAACACCATTATGATAAAAAGGACCTTGAAAAAGTATCGGCTCAGTGGGATGATGAGTTAAAAAATGCATTACAAAACATTCCAAACCAATGGATGGATACTGCGTTTAATAAACTCGGCAAATCAGATAAAAAACAAAAAAAAGCATGAAGTTCAGAGTTTCAGGAAATTTAGGTTACGAAGTTATAACACCATCAACACTCATTTTAAACATTCATGCTTTACGCTCTGCGGCTCAATCGGTATTAGAAGAATCTTTAATTATCGAACCTTATTTCAAGATAGAAGAGTTAACTACACTTTACAGCGAGAACCGCTACGTTCGCCTTGAAATCACCCAACCGGTAAATGTAAATATCAACTATAGCGCGCTGGTAGATACATCTTATAAAACAACCAATCGCAACCTGCTTAGCGAGGTACCTATCGTCCAGATGGATGCCTCGGTATTGCCTTATTTATCGCCCAGCAGGTACTGCCAGTCGGATAAGCTTTACTGCTTTGCCAACAATAAGTTCGGTAAAATAGATAACGCCTTTGAAAAGGTATTGAGCCTTACCAAATGGATTTATGAGAATGTGGAATATTTAAGCGGCTCAACTAACTCGCAAACTTCGGCTTATGATACCGTAACGGAGCAAGCCGGTGTTTGCCGTGATTTTGCTCACCTTGGGATAGCCTTATGCCGTGCTCTTTCTATCCCGGCAAGATACTTTACGGGGTATTCGTATCAATTAAATCCGCCGGATTTCCACGCTTGTTTTGAGGCCTTTTTAGGCAGCGAATGGGTGATATTTGATGCCACCAAATTAGCTCCGCTAAATGGCTTGGTTAAAATAGCCACAGGACGGGATGCAGCTGATACCGCCATTGCCACTATTTTTGGGCATGTTAACTGCACATTCATCTCCGCATCGTGCGAACTGGCCGAAGATAAGTTTAAGCCATTTAACTACACGGACAGTAAATCATCGGGTTTAACTTATTTGTAAGGGATCAGGCTGAACAGCTTGAATGCATACCCTTAAGTTATTGATAGCCAACATATAACTGTCATTGCGAGGAACGAAGCAATAGCGAACTATGCAGAGCGAACATGCCTCCGTGAGATTGCTTCGTTCCTCGCAATGACATAGTTTAAGAGCCCTTTCAAACGTCATTTTCTATTTTTTTCCCGACTGGGCCGGATCGGATACTTATAATGACATCTTCTTAAGTTATTGATTATCAGCGCGTCTATTTTCGTTCCGATAATCAGTATTCTTAATTTAGAACATCGGCGCGCTCAATCGCCGCGCGAAGGGCTTTGTTCTTTTTGTCTTGACACAAAAAGAACAAAAAAAGTCAAGACTGCCCGATCCTTCCGCCCACAGGCCAGCTCCCGGCCCGGCGTGCAGTCTGGCTTTTGCGCACTTTTCTTTCTGCACTTAACAGTCTGCGAGGTTTCGAATGTCATCCCTGTTTTTTCCGGGGTGAAGCCCGGTGGGCTACTCAATGACGCCTGGTGAAGGTAGTTTAATAAGCTGCTTCTTGCCCCCGTCATTGCGAGGAAGTACGACGAAGCAATCTCTAAACTATACAGGGCAGATCTACAGAGCGGACCTGCTTAAGTAGAGATTGCTTCGTTCCTTAATGACGATTGAACAATAAAACACCTAAAAATCAATCAGTTATTGCTTTTTGATCTCTACGCGACGGTTTAATACTCTACCTTCTTCTGTAGTATTGGGTGTAATAGGGTTGCTATCACCGTAACCCTTTGCAGTGAGTTGCGAAGCATCTACCCCGGCATTTAGCAAATATGTTTTTACCGAATTAGCTCTTTCTTCTGAAAGCAGCAAATTATGTTCAGGCGTACCTTCGGCAGATGAATAACCATTCAAAACAAATTTAACGGATGCATCCAACTTCATCGCCCGGGCAACTTTATCCAGCATTGGGTAAGATGAGGTTTTTAAGATAGCAGAATCAAATTCAAATTGCAGATTTGAAAAATTATAATCTGGCTTTTCAACTACGGGAGCAACTTCTTTTGGTGCTTCAACCTGTGGTTCAGGCTTTTTTTCTTCGGGAACCTTCTTTACCACTTCAACCAGTGGAGGTTGTGGTTTGGCAATCTCCTTTTTTGATTTACATGCCGGCAAACAAAATGCAAGCAGCATGGCTATAACAGGAACGGAATAATTTTTACGGGCCTTCATCATAATTTATACTGTTAATGGTATAAATATAAAAAAAAGGCCATTATGTTGTAAGAACGTAAGTACTTTTACAAGTAACAAATTTATGTGTTAATCCTATAGGTGAAAATTTAAACCAGCAGGTAAATATTATACCTGTGAGATAAACCACAACTCGCAATACCATATTAAAACTGCTAATTTTAATGGCTTAACAAAAAATTGCTAACTACAGTCCAGGTAGCTATCAGTAACAACACCAGCAAGAATAACATAGCGTAACCTTTAGGAAGCATCTTTGTGCTGACAGGCTCACTGAGTGTTGAAGATGGAACACCGGCTACTAAATAGTCAGTAATTACTCGAGCTCCCAAACCGGCGAATCCGCCAGCATTGATAAAAGCGATGCCTTCATCAGTAATGTGGGCGCTATAAATCCTTTTCAGGGTTTTCACCAAGGTAACCAATTGCTGAGATTCAAGAAAAATCAAATCTCTGGTGGTCGCCAGTTCGTCGTCTTCTTTAGTATAACTTAACCAGGAATAGCCCTCCGGTTTTAAGAGTAATCCTAAAAGATTATCATAACGTTCAGTTTGTTTATCGGTCATGGCAACAAGGTTTATTAACTCCTATTACGTCCGCTGGGAAGGTTTTGTTACAGCAATAACCGATCATTTAGCTATGGTTAAACCGATAAGGCTAAAAAGCGCGCAGACCAACCCTTGAATTTTTCGTTCAGTTTGCGCCGCTTTTTAACTTCGTCTTTAAGTTTGCAAACAGTCTATAGCCCTGACCTAAAAAAATCAATCAATCAATCAATCAATCAATCAATCTTTAAGGCATCGGTTTTAAACCCTCCCATTTCACCTTCCACTTTCCGTTTTTAGGGAACCCTGGATTTTTAACCGTACAACCGTCCCAACCGGCACACATCATGGCAACAGCGGTTAACAGGCCGCCGTTACCCGGTAGATAAATACGAAGGCGTCCATCCTGATAGTTATGGCCATTCACCAAATAAGTATTGGTATGCACTTTCATAAACAAGGCATCAATGGCTTTTTCAGGCATACCTAAGCGTGCGGCAGTCATGGCAGTCATCGGGAAGTCCCATCCCCAGGTATCTGCCCAAACCCAGTTTTTCCATATATAGTTAAAAGTTTTTTTCATAACAGCTTTATCCAACATTTTACTTTCTGGCAGCATGCCGTAGGTACCAAACACGGAGGGGTGATCAGTAATATATCGCGGATTGGTATAAGAGTCTGTCGCGCTTTCGGTAGCCAGGTAAAGCCCTTTTTGTTTGGGCAGGGCAGATAACTTGTTTATTACATCATCCCATTTGGGGTTACGCGGTAACCCGCTACGTTCGCGCCATTGTTGGGCTACCCTGAGGGCCCAGTTCCAATAAGCAAGTTCGTAAGTGGGGTTATAAGTATCTTCGGCTTTAAACCTCTCCTGGGCCGGTATTAAACCTTTTCCAAGCACATAACGGTCATGTTCTTTATCGTAAGTAGCAAATGAAGCCATAAAATCTGCCGTTTCAAAAACCAGGTTCTTGTACTTGTCAATCGTTTGCTGGTTAGGATGATCACGATAGTCCAACTCGGCAAATGTAATTAAGTGCGGCTGCTGCCAGATCAGCATGGCCCCAACAGAAGATGGGCTTTCGTTACCTTTATTATCCGTCATTTTGGGCCAGCGCACGCCTTCAAATCCCTGGCGCATGGCTATCGCCTTCGCCCTGTCTTCTATTTTAAAATACCAGTCCATACTGTTTTCCAGCAAGTCTGGCCGTCCCCACAGCGGGTAATGTACGGCGTGCCACCAATGCATTTCCAGGTGCGGTTTACCATACCAGCTATTATAGGTAAGCCCGGTTTCCTGCGGAGGATATCCGCCGGAGCACTGTATCTTGGTCAAATATTCAGAAAGTATCACCCTGCGCTCCAGTTCATGAGCCCGGGGATCGGTACTGCCAGCAAAATCAATCGCCCCTCCCCTGCTCCAAAAGGATTTCCAGGCAGTAACGCTATTGTTTTTTACTGCAGCAAATAATGGTGTAGGTTCAGTATCCTGCACTGGGCTAAACTCGCAGCTCAGCTCAAAACTATCGGAAGTTTTATCTGGCGAAACGATAAAATAGTGTGCCTTTTTCTGCGAGATAATACCTCTCCCTGTCCAGTTTAAAGCGGTGAAATATAAAGCCGAATCCAGTTGATGGTTAATGATGGCATGTCCTTCTGCCGATGAGGTAATTACAGTTTGATGTTTTTCGGGAGCGTTCCAATTATCGCCAACATCCGTCCAGTCGGCTGTTGGATACGGAAAGCGTAGCCTCACCTTTAAGCGCCCCAGCTTAACCAACGCTGATTTAACCGACACTGAAACAATATCCTTATCCTGATGAGATACCGTTAAAACCTGAACGGGAATATCATCAACAGTAAAATTACTTTTAATTTCGCCAGTCCACAGGTTGAGTACCTGGTGGATATTGCGGATGTCTTTAGGTAGGGCGGGCTTTCCATTCTTCTTAGTTATTTCGAGCCCAAGATTCGCGAGTTGCACCCGGTGTACGTTTTGCCTGAACCAAAGTGTTGCATCTTTTTTTCGCTTCGGCTCCTTCCACTCCACAGTATAGGTTACTTTACGGCCTTGTTGATGATACTCTTTATAAGCCTCAGAGAGGTTATAACCAACCGTATCTTTAAAGGTATCCCAGCACCACTCGGAAAGTGTGCCCAGTGGCACTCCTTTTTGATAACTTTCAGGGAATGTTTGCAGCCCTGTAGCATCCACCGTAAACGCAAAACGGCCATTACCTACTGATAATGAGGATAGCGAATCTATTTTGCGCACAACCACGTTATGCCTGCTTACTACAGCCATCCTGTTGATTGGTGTTTGAGCAGATCCAGGCAGCCAATTAAGGATAGCCAGTATCAAAAAAGAAATTATTTTAACCTTATTCGTATTTCCAGACATATTCTATTCTTACAATTACCACTTATAACTATTTTTTTGCTTGTTTAATTGCAGGCCCGTTTAAATATCTTTCCAGGTTGCTATAACCGTCTTTGCCAATCAGCTGTGCATCACCGGCTTTGTTGGGGTTTAGTTTATTACTTTTTTCCCATGCATCGGGTATACCGTCGGCATCGGTATCGGTTGGTGGCGTTCCATTTTTCATTTCGCCCTGTCCGCCGGCATCAGCTTCAGTTTTAAATATCTGCCCTGCTGTACCTAACGATCGCAGGTAACCGATAATCCGGGTATCAACAGCGTCACGATGTAACGATGCGCCGGCCTCTTTCAGCACCAACTGGTAGGCTACCGCTGCATCATCT
Proteins encoded in this window:
- a CDS encoding peptidase encodes the protein MTYCLGIKVKEGLVALADTRITSGTDVTTKKKLFTVQKDHTSMFIMTSGLRSVRDKAIVYFNELLESGVDDYNKLYKAVNAFGEQVKRVAEEDKPALEKAGFRFNLNTIIGGQLKDDEDHKLFLLYPEGNWVELGEGAPYVIIGNAAQGKAILNRILDNESSLELALKAGFLSFDSTRISAADVDFPIDVALYQSGSYNLVEHHYDKKDLEKVSAQWDDELKNALQNIPNQWMDTAFNKLGKSDKKQKKA
- a CDS encoding transglutaminase-like domain-containing protein, which produces MKFRVSGNLGYEVITPSTLILNIHALRSAAQSVLEESLIIEPYFKIEELTTLYSENRYVRLEITQPVNVNINYSALVDTSYKTTNRNLLSEVPIVQMDASVLPYLSPSRYCQSDKLYCFANNKFGKIDNAFEKVLSLTKWIYENVEYLSGSTNSQTSAYDTVTEQAGVCRDFAHLGIALCRALSIPARYFTGYSYQLNPPDFHACFEAFLGSEWVIFDATKLAPLNGLVKIATGRDAADTAIATIFGHVNCTFISASCELAEDKFKPFNYTDSKSSGLTYL
- a CDS encoding OmpA family protein, which translates into the protein MMKARKNYSVPVIAMLLAFCLPACKSKKEIAKPQPPLVEVVKKVPEEKKPEPQVEAPKEVAPVVEKPDYNFSNLQFEFDSAILKTSSYPMLDKVARAMKLDASVKFVLNGYSSAEGTPEHNLLLSEERANSVKTYLLNAGVDASQLTAKGYGDSNPITPNTTEEGRVLNRRVEIKKQ